Part of the Nicotiana sylvestris chromosome 5, ASM39365v2, whole genome shotgun sequence genome is shown below.
ACATTTATATTTGGGCTGGATCTGCCTAGGTTGGATCTACCTgttcagtactgagtgactgagtgTGTTGAGTGATTGAGCGTGATGAGTGAAAAGTATGATATGGTGAGGTTGAGTACTCTAAGaatgtgagtacatgagttcatcactgatatgcattgcatttgacatgcgtACATGAGATACATGCATAAAGATGCATTTTCTTCTGCTACCCGatttttggtgacattcatgattcCACCTGTATATTGACATATAGTCATAGAGATGTATTTCTCTCATACTATCTGAAAaatgaaacattttatttattgttgaaaggtttttgggaagaatcacagttttcaaacttacttatATATTTTTGAGGTTTTCGGTGAAAGATTTGGGATCTACtattatacttgaaaagcatgacTACTTTCCGTAATTGTAAACAAGCCGAGTTATTTCTTGTACCATCTTTATTATACtattatgaactgttgttggttgTTGGAGTTGGACTCTGACCCTTGtaccagctcgtcactacttttaacTTAAGGTTaggtttattacttattgagtacatgaggtcggttgtactcatactacaattctgcaccttgcgtgtagatCTTGGAtgttgatattgatgcatatggcgGGAGCTGGATCGgaagatgtacctgcattccAGATATGGCTATCACTTGTCCTTAGTAGCATTAGATTCGAattatgttcatttatatttcGAACAGATGTTGTAATTATTTCAATTCAGTCTTGTAAAaatctaaatcttagaagctcatgatttgtactaggAGTCCTTGGGAATTCTTTATATGATAGTTCAGTTGTATTGTCATTTCTTCTCTTAATAAAAATCATTTGTACTGGTTTATGGTTAACTGGCTTACCAGCGGTTgggttaggttccatcacgactagttggattttgggtcgtgacagaacccTAAGAGTGGGTCTTGAAAATGATAGTTTGGgcaaaaaagaagataaatagtACTGAATTGATATAAATAGAATTGTTTTGAGTTTCTAATAATTCGAATAGAATTGATAACTTAATTGATGAACGAATTGAAGTGGGAATCATCATTTGGATAAAAAGCAACACTAGTTCTCGAAATGGGTGTTCTTGAACTTAGGATTTTGTTGGAGATGATAATGAATGGTGACTTGATGATGTTGGGTAATTAACGTAGTACATATCATTAATGGCTCCAAATGAATAttaaatgacaaaaataaaaTTGAATAGGCTAATGGGTGAACCTATTGGATAATTTGGGATGGTTGAAGACTCGTTACCGACTTGTGAAGCCTAAATgaatatttataaaaaaattcgGGTTTATTTTGATTTAGTTGGCATATGTATTGGTAGATGTCGAATTGTTGGCCACATTTGAGAATTTTAATCAACTGGAGCATTGTAGTATTATTTGGAGCTGGAAGTTTGATGTAAGTTGATTAAGACTTACCCTTCTTGATGGATTCTCtctaaaaaatattttgagtTGATACATGATAATATTTGTAAATGCATCCGTAATTGTAGGGACAAGTGGAAAGGATGTCACCATATGTTTCTAATTTTATGTCGCTTATGAATTGTCATGTGATTTTATAAATTCTTGTTTTCAGAAGTTGTTAGCAAAATGATACTTAAGAAAAATATTATGCTTTTTATTAAACTTATATGTTGATAAGAGTATCATATGTTTTGAGTGTTGAAGATGTGTTTTCATATAGAAAAAAAAACACGTCTTTTGAAATTTAAATAATGAAGTGTCATTTGTTGTATCTTTAAATGATTGATGTTATATTGCTAAAGACATTAACATGAAAAATGTTATCCATTTGATTTTGATCAAATGGTTTGGATTGGCAATGAAAATTATGATTTGGATGAAAAGTAGTTCCTTTGAGGCGATTAGGCTATGAATCTATTTTTGATATGTTAAATATTTTAGGAGTTACTAGTGGTGACCATCAAGATTGGTTCAAATGTTGAGTTCGTTACCACGGAACCACATGTGTTGGTGTAGGTACATATTCCAAGGCTAAGCCAAGGTTTATGGGATAAGTCTCCTATTGTGCGGGCAAATGATCATTACTTAAAGTAATGGGGTTAAGTCAACACGTACGACACTACGGAAAGTCGCCCAGACAAGTTGGGTTAAATACTTGTTGCTAGGTTAATCACCTAGTAGTTGTTTATTATGTCAATGTCGGTAATACTCCTAATAAAAGATAACAATTTTCTTAGTTTAGGTCTAAGGAGCCAAAAGAGATGAAATAGTTTATGTGATTTTTATTAAAATCTTGGAttgatataatttttttaaaaacttataTCATGGTTTACATTTTATTTGCCTTTTCGTTTAAAATGGTAATAAGCATGATTTATATAATTGTTTATCATTTTATATCAAATATTGATTGCATAGTTTTTTTCGTATAATTTTATCCCAGGAACTTGAGTCAGAGAGAAATTATGACACTTATTGAGtgttgtggtgtactcagccTAAAGGGGCTCCACTTACTTGACATGTTTCAGGATGAAGTATGATACGTGGCATGTGAACAGGGTTAAGATGACTCTCTTTCCGAGGTATATGGTGAGGCACCACTCCTATTTTGTAGTAGTTATCATGTTATTTTCTTAATTTATGTTAGTCACTGTTAGCCCAAGTATTTAGTTCTATTCTTTGGTATAGAGGCTCCATAGATAGTTGTGAAGAGTTGTAGTAATGGGATTGTGCACGACATACATAAAAAAGATATTTTTACTTAGTCTCATTATTATGATTATGAGATGCTACATGTATTGTTGCATTGGAAAAATATTCCATCATTTAACTTTAAAATATATATGACTTTCAAAGAGCATCCGAAATTAAATTGGTTTTCATATATATGGTTTGGGTGTATCATATTAATATTAGGGACAGCTGAAGTATATACGGGGCCTAAAGCCAAAGTTTAATATCAGtcctaaattttaaaaataaagttataagatatatttttatttgaagtttatttttgtattaaaagtactaaatattattttttttaaatggcACAAGCCTTACTACATAGAGCCGGCCTTGCATCATATGATTTGGTTGGTTCGAGTCACATAGTGTGTCGGTCACGTACAATTGAGTCATGAGAGGATGGGAGTGGAAAGGTTAaacgtgagttttgtaaaagTAAAAAGGcctaagaaaaatattttaaaaaatatttcaacCAACCAAAACATACACTGAGACGAACACCCTAAAAAAACCCTTGATTTGATTTGGGTCCTCTGGGATTGTGATTCAAGGCATGGATAATTCGCGTCCGAACTTGCTGGAGGAAGCGCTAGTGGAGGATGGCATCGGCAGTGTAAAGATCCAAAAACGCGGGCGAGTGGTGGTGGTGGAGGACTGTGTTGAGACCAGCGCCGCTTTCGTGCTCCACCATTTCCTTAAGCGCTCTCTACAACCTGACTCTTCCGACGTCGTCGTTTTCATCGCCTTTGCCCACCCTTTCTCTCACTATGAACGCATTCTCCGCAAAATGgtcagtctctctctctctccccatGGCATGGTTGTGTTTATTTATTTGTATGAGAAAATACTTACCGGTTTACGCGGataattaatttatatttttacctCAATTTATCACTTAATTATTGTAAATTAACATACTTTGCTGCATTCAGAGAGTTGGGTAACCGTTTTCCATATTGTAGGTCTATGTCTAATTTGTAGAGAGTCTAGTttactcttttttgtttttcctctCCTATACGTTTATAAAAAAAAGAGTAGAATTAAAATGAGATGTGTGTATTACTCTGTTATGTTTCGGAGGCAgcttttcaaaatcattttagGAAGAGGAGTTATGGAATTAGAATTTGGTACTTGATGTGTTTGGAAGTTGGAACCTCAGTGATGGAGTTTAGCAACAGCAAGTGTGATGTTTTTATGGGTGGTGGTGAAAAACAATGGGTATAATAGCCCTAGATAAATTCCTGCGGATGGTCTTATATACTCTATGCTGGATTTTATATATCTCTAACATCCTTTCATACCTCTAACCGGATTTTTGAATTCACGTGGACTTGAAATGCGGTTTTTTAAGTGTGAGAAGGGGTTTCCATAGATGAGGTTGGAGATTAAAGAGATATGTGCACAGACTTGTCATTTTTATCAAATTGTTGTTGACATTTAAGACACAATACCAGTAGATGCACCAAATGAAGAGGATCACACGGATAGGGCGGCAACACACGAAGGGAAGTTAACAGGCATAGTTCTAaggacccaaaaaaaaaaaaaagggaaacacTGAGAGTCCAAATAATATTAATTGTAAAATTTGTTGATCTCAAATTCCAATGCAGAGAACATGCACATTGCTAGTTGTTATTTTATTCTAGATGCCTTTGCTGGTGGTTTGAGAATTGGCTAGAAAGAACTGAACTTTGATATGGCAAATATGATGATAGAAGAAAGCTTATAGGTACGGTCTGGGTTTATGTTGTTTCCTACCTTTTAGGCATAAATGTTAAGCTGCTGCATTTCCGGGAACTTGTTTGAGCTTTGTCTTGTAAGAATGCCGTAATCGTCCAAGGTCCATTCGAGATTGCTATTTCTGTAAAGTTTACCCTTTCATCCTCCTAGTGAAAATGAATGTTTTCAGTAAAAGCTTGAGGAAATTTTCAAATTTGTTGGAGTGTCTATTAGCTGGTACAATGAATTCTGAGAATATTTATCATTTCATTTATGTAAAGCTTGAGGAAATTTTCAAATTTGTTGGAGTGTCTATTAGCTGGTACTATGAATTCTGAGAATATTTATCATTTCCTCTATTGATCTATCAAACAATGCACAATCTGTTGTCAATTCATGTAAAATAGTCGTACTGGTTTCGGTTCTCAGTTCTTCCATGTTTTGTCTCAGCAACAGTTGTGTGCAGCTAAATTTAATTAAGCAAACTTCCTAATGGACTGGGGCTGTACTCAAATTTGCTTGACATCTAGCATCATCCTTTACTGGAGGATATATGTTCCGGAGTTTTTAAAATTCCAAGTTCTTGTTTTTCATTTCAGTAATTTTAATGGATATTTAATCCTGCATACTTGTAAAGCATCTCGGTCCTTTTTCCTCTTCCCTGAACAGGGTTGCAACTTAGCTGTGCAGAGGAAGAATCAGAGGTTCTTATTTCTTGACATGCTTATGCTGGAGTGTCCAGGTGAAGATGTCAAGCAGCATAGATTAAGTTTAATGAAATTATTGTTTGCAATTTTCTTCTAATCTTGATTTGCCCATGTCTTGACAGTAGGTTTTTTGTGTATACGTTTAACGAGAATTTTAGGTACCATTAAAGAGGAGATCAAAGGACCTAAGTTCAAGTGATTATAAAAAAAGGACCTAAATTCAAgtgatttagtttttaaaatgtTTTGGTGCTGCTTGTCCATTTTGAAAACTTGATTCTTAGGAATTTGGGAACTCAGGCATCTCTATGGAATAAATAGAAAAAAGTGGTTCTAAATTGCACTCAGAAGAGTTCATTATAACGTCACATATACACTGCCTACTTTTTTGTGTCGAAACAATCTGTTCTTGATGTGAATGATCTTAATCTACTGAACTGTCTATCTTTATTTGCCCCTCTTAGTTTGATGCACTCAATTCATAATCAGACAGAAATGGAGGGGAAGCAAAAGAAGATGGATTGCTTACATTGTACGGGGAAATTGAGAAAGCAGTAGAGATATATTCGTCACTTGAAGGCAGTAGAACCATTACAATTATGATTGATGACGTCTCCCTTATGGAAGTGGCAGCTAATGGTTCATCAAATCACGTGTTGGATTTTCTGCACTACTGCTACACTTTGAAAGAAAAATGTGTGAGCAACTGTATCCACTTTTACTTCGTGTCTAATTTATACAATAATGCGAGCTAcaacttataaaaataaaaaaaaagttgtatGGGGGGACGTTCTTAATATTCTTTTCATCCAGGGCTGTTCCCTTGTTACTCTTAATCATGAGGATATCTATTCCAGTGCAAATACGCTGCCATTGATCTTGCAACTGGAGTACCTCGCGGATGTGATAATCAAGGCAGAACCTTTGGCAACTGGTTTAGCAAGTGACGTGCATGGGCAGGTTAAACTTTATTTTTTCCCTTTCCCTATATTCATTTTGCGCTCTTGTTCTTTCCTCTTTTTCCCTTTTGTTATCCACAGTACactactccccccccccccccacacacacacacaaaaaaggaaagaaaagattaTCCAGTGCTCTTAAAAAGACGAGATGACATTTGTTTGTGTTCTGAAAATTGACAATCCTTACAAAATAACCTGGTCGGTCAGTTGTATGGTCCTAATGATCAGTTTACGAACTTCAACCTTTGAACAGCTAAAAGGAAATCTGGAAATTGTAAGAACCTTCTCTGTTTTACCTAGAATTGCTGCAGTATGTGTGGTGGCGTTTTGTTGAAGAgcattattatttttatgattacTTGCATTAACCGAGATCACTTAAAAACATTTAGATCATGGAATAAGCATGCACTTGATATTTGAATTCCTAATTTTGTGTAACTTACGTTGTCTCCATTACTGAGTCCATTGTTAATTCATTTTTtgctctttttgtcttttttccgTTCAGCTGACCCTTTTAAATAAGGGAAGTGCTTGTGACTTGGGAAGCTCAAATTCTAAGGTTCGCAATTTTCACTTTAGGGTCAAGGAAAATAATGTAGACTACTTCTACCCGGGAACTCAGACTTGAAAAGATGTCCTGTTCATTGAATTTGAACGTTGGCCAACATATCAAGACCGGGGGATTAAGTAATTGATGTGCTAAAGCACTGGCCGAAAATCTAAGGTGATTTAAACCTTCTTTCATCCTTTTGCCGATTGGTTAGCATATGCTAAAGTAAATTATATACCAGCTATGGAAGACCAAGAAGCGAGGAGCAAGCTATATTTATCCGTGATCGATGGCAATTGGCAAAGCCTCCTGACGTGGTTATCTTGCTAGAAAGGCatttaaaacttagtagaaaacAAATTTTACCTTGCAGTTTTGCCCTTCTTGTCCTTGTATGCTGATGCCCCAATTCAAGTTTAGAGAGTTACTCCTGAGGTTTATTGATAAGAATTCAGTTGCTTTGTGTTATGTTGAACTGCCTCTTTTCTTACTTCACTAGTTGGAGTAGCCCGAGTTGTGCCGGGGCCCAATTCCCAGAAAATAGCCAGTTATGTtgataatttaaaattaattgaaACCCCATGATTTATTAAACCAGTACATACAATATAATAAATCTTAATAATGCTATTATATTCGACTTGTTGCACAAGTGATATCGTTTAATGAATTGGTTCAAGTCGGCCTCTTGTTTAAGTTTGTATTCTACAAAGATCAATAGCAAAAATAAGAAAATGTTATAGAGAAAACGTTATAGTTTGTGTTTGCTTACTTCTAGCCAAGAAACTTGGCATGTCCACAAAATTTATTCGTGCAGTACGTCAAGCTTTGTCGAGACAAAATTCTGGTTCTTTACGCCATTTCAATGGACTCTACTCAGTTTGGAAGTTCTTCATTTCTCTTAGAAATTACTGCACGACTCTTTGGTGATTTTCATATGCTATGTGAATGTGATTAACTATGGTCTTTGTTTAAGTGTGCAAGTGAAAACGAGATAAAGTTTTATGTAAATTCCCAATTATTGAATTTATGTATTGTTGACTTCAAAATACTTTATACATTATTCAATCACTTCAACGTCAAATATATACCAgataagtcttttttttttttttaccaagaAAGAGGGAAACAAACGTATGGCACAAATTGTTAGCGTAAAAATTCTTTATGCTGGCAAATACATGATGCAAAATCCTTAgacaaattattattattatatataaaaaaaggaattttattccAGAAAACCATACTTATCAAGTTGTTCATTTTCTTGTTCCAACGCTCGTCCTTGGCTTTAACACAACACAAGATTTGGCCCCATATTGTGATCATCGTTTGTCGAGGTGAGGTGAAGATGGAACTTCAGCAGCAAAAAGACCTTGATCATCACTCAAATTGCTTCTTTATAGTTCGATAGGGTTCCAAGTAACTTAGTTCAGGGCGTCCTCTTGATATTGCTATTATTCCAGCATCCCCAATTTGGTGGCAGCCACTAGGAGCAACACCAAAAAAAAACTTCATCCCCTAGTTTGGTAATCAAATAGAGGTTAATA
Proteins encoded:
- the LOC104245080 gene encoding elongator complex protein 6; translation: MDNSRPNLLEEALVEDGIGSVKIQKRGRVVVVEDCVETSAAFVLHHFLKRSLQPDSSDVVVFIAFAHPFSHYERILRKMGCNLAVQRKNQRFLFLDMLMLECPDRNGGEAKEDGLLTLYGEIEKAVEIYSSLEGSRTITIMIDDVSLMEVAANGSSNHVLDFLHYCYTLKEKCGCSLVTLNHEDIYSSANTLPLILQLEYLADVIIKAEPLATGLASDVHGQLTLLNKGSACDLGSSNSKVRNFHFRVKENNVDYFYPGTQT